A window of the Schlesneria paludicola DSM 18645 genome harbors these coding sequences:
- a CDS encoding transposase, with product MTPFFWFNGDIFRAWVEQHLVPTLSPGDIVVMDNLSSHKVVGIHSAIQAAGAELRYMPTYSPDLNPIELAFFKLKKLLRDGAERTTEKLTKLCGKILDFFSEQECRGDFKHCGYRYD from the coding sequence CTGACACCGTTTTTCTGGTTCAATGGGGATATTTTTCGCGCTTGGGTTGAGCAACACCTGGTCCCGACGCTTTCTCCAGGTGACATTGTCGTGATGGACAACCTCTCCAGCCACAAGGTGGTCGGCATTCATAGTGCGATCCAGGCTGCTGGTGCGGAACTCCGCTATATGCCCACGTATTCCCCCGATCTCAACCCGATTGAGCTCGCGTTTTTCAAGCTAAAAAAATTGCTCAGAGATGGGGCGGAACGCACAACCGAAAAGCTCACAAAACTCTGTGGAAAGATTCTCGATTTCTTCTCTGAGCAAGAGTGCAGAGGGGACTTTAAGCACTGCGGATACCGCTACGACTAA
- the folD gene encoding bifunctional methylenetetrahydrofolate dehydrogenase/methenyltetrahydrofolate cyclohydrolase FolD, protein MTAKVIDGKAIAASIRERLAADVVAFRNVANRSPKLAAILVGDNPASHVYVRNKEQACSKVGIASDVHRLPDSTTQQELLELIARLNADETVSGILVQLPLPKAIDETTVLDAVSPIKDVDCFHPENVGRMAQGRPRFLPCTPRAVQVLLRESNVTVDGAHVVVLGRSEIVGKPVSLMLVQKGETANATVTICHSRTKNLAEITRTADILIAAIGQPRFVTAEMVRPGAVVIDVGINRVGDRLVGDVDWEPVSAIASAITPVPGGVGPMTIAMLLENTLTAAKLQSDA, encoded by the coding sequence ATGACCGCAAAAGTGATTGATGGCAAAGCCATCGCCGCATCAATTCGCGAACGTCTGGCAGCGGATGTCGTCGCGTTTCGCAATGTCGCGAATCGTTCTCCCAAGCTGGCCGCAATTCTGGTCGGGGACAACCCTGCCAGTCACGTGTACGTCCGAAACAAGGAACAAGCCTGTTCCAAAGTCGGGATCGCCAGCGACGTGCATCGGCTTCCTGACTCCACCACGCAACAAGAACTCTTGGAATTGATCGCCCGGCTGAATGCCGACGAAACCGTCAGCGGAATTCTCGTTCAACTGCCGTTGCCAAAAGCCATTGACGAAACAACCGTCTTGGACGCGGTGTCGCCGATCAAGGACGTCGACTGTTTTCATCCCGAAAATGTCGGACGGATGGCACAGGGCCGGCCTCGATTCCTACCCTGTACGCCGCGAGCCGTCCAGGTGCTGCTGCGTGAGTCCAATGTGACAGTCGACGGGGCACATGTCGTCGTTCTGGGACGTAGCGAAATCGTCGGCAAGCCGGTCAGCCTGATGCTGGTGCAAAAGGGGGAAACCGCCAACGCCACGGTCACCATCTGTCATAGCCGGACCAAGAATCTGGCCGAGATCACACGGACGGCCGACATTCTGATCGCAGCCATTGGACAGCCTCGGTTCGTCACGGCCGAGATGGTCCGTCCAGGTGCCGTTGTGATTGATGTCGGCATCAATCGTGTGGGAGATCGCCTGGTTGGCGATGTCGATTGGGAGCCCGTTTCCGCGATAGCGTCGGCCATTACTCCCGTTCCGGGCGGGGTCGGTCCAATGACGATTGCAATGCTGCTTGAGAATACGCTGACGGCCGCCAAGCTGCAGTCTGATGCCTGA
- the hisG gene encoding ATP phosphoribosyltransferase: MSEKILKLGIPAGNLQEATAELFKKAGYNIKFSSRSYYPEIDDSEIECMLIRAQEMARYVEQGVLDAGITGYDWILENNAQVHQVCELMFSKVSRRPVRWVLCVPNDSPVKSVKDLEGKRIATEAVGMTRQYLEKHGVKAQVEFSWGATEVKPPKLADAIVEITETGNSLRANNLRIVDELMQSTTRMIANNAAWGDTWKREKLENIALMLQGCLAAEGKVGIMMNVRRTDLASVIRELPALQKPTVSSLSDPDWVDVNTIVDESFVRKIVPRLKAAGARGIVEYPINKIID; this comes from the coding sequence ATGTCTGAAAAGATCCTCAAGCTGGGAATTCCTGCTGGAAATCTCCAGGAAGCCACTGCTGAACTGTTCAAAAAGGCGGGGTACAACATCAAGTTCTCGTCCCGCTCGTACTATCCCGAAATCGACGATAGCGAAATCGAGTGCATGTTGATTCGTGCCCAGGAAATGGCGCGGTATGTCGAACAGGGTGTGCTTGACGCCGGGATTACCGGGTACGACTGGATTCTCGAAAACAATGCGCAGGTCCATCAGGTTTGCGAACTGATGTTTTCAAAGGTCAGTCGCCGCCCAGTCCGCTGGGTTCTGTGCGTCCCGAATGATTCTCCCGTGAAGTCGGTGAAGGATCTTGAAGGAAAACGGATTGCGACCGAAGCGGTTGGAATGACGCGACAGTATCTTGAAAAACACGGTGTCAAAGCACAGGTGGAGTTTTCGTGGGGTGCCACAGAAGTGAAGCCGCCCAAACTGGCGGACGCGATTGTGGAAATCACCGAGACCGGAAATTCGCTGCGTGCGAACAATCTGCGGATCGTCGACGAACTGATGCAAAGCACCACGCGGATGATCGCCAATAACGCCGCATGGGGCGATACGTGGAAACGCGAAAAGCTCGAGAACATTGCACTGATGTTGCAGGGGTGCCTGGCGGCCGAAGGGAAAGTCGGGATCATGATGAATGTTCGGCGCACCGACCTCGCTTCAGTGATTCGCGAGTTGCCCGCGCTGCAGAAACCGACTGTGTCATCGCTTTCCGATCCTGATTGGGTCGACGTCAATACCATTGTCGACGAATCGTTCGTGCGAAAAATTGTCCCACGATTAAAGGCGGCAGGCGCCAGAGGAATCGTAGAATATCCCATCAACAAGATCATTGACTGA
- a CDS encoding sensor histidine kinase, whose protein sequence is MNHELELTLVQGGDAPGAEPEGRDAFRFSNRNAADKDVTLILTRSIRRKLVIGLALVFAMVSLLSIAGLSALYAYWTVTENLRVSRNEPRTDELLAAMVGLNQALIRPPKQGNPLTPLPATLEIELNESLWDERREKVRTELLKYYDRLEHPYHSSGPPIPHGAIMSKLDHISTRLSRLDEARKALNDAGKVLGEGNQGQDKHTALRKQREFILKILVENVLLLETLVQDIPNPGSSVDSILRDSDAAIKWRLWLIGGVTLTVALIFAGLIYCGYHWILVPIRRLHDAASRVANGNYSYRLKLRGRDEMVELAEMFNKMTERFQFDKGKLDREVEERSRQILRSERLAGIGFFASGVAHEINNPLQAIGAAAESLTSRLQEGSLGQELPPSDRELLATYLGMIERESTRCQQITSRVLDFARGTNGPKTRQDLTKIVAEVLDMVTHMSKFDGHTIIFDRSRPHLADVSAAEIKQVVLNLVANGLEAISGKGTMTIQILELVDEVVISVQDNGCGMTASVIQNLYEPFFTEKANGKGTGLGLSITNRIVSDHGGRIEATSEGPGHGSTFRVHLPRCAKPASSSAA, encoded by the coding sequence GTGAATCACGAATTGGAGTTAACGTTAGTGCAGGGGGGCGACGCACCTGGTGCCGAGCCAGAAGGCAGGGATGCGTTTAGGTTTTCGAACCGAAACGCGGCGGACAAGGACGTCACGTTGATACTGACACGCTCCATTCGGCGAAAGCTGGTAATTGGACTCGCGCTTGTGTTCGCGATGGTCTCACTGCTTTCCATCGCCGGCCTTTCTGCACTCTACGCGTACTGGACGGTCACCGAGAATCTCCGGGTGAGCCGTAACGAGCCCAGAACGGACGAACTGCTGGCAGCGATGGTCGGGCTGAACCAGGCCCTGATTCGCCCGCCAAAGCAGGGCAATCCTCTGACGCCGTTGCCCGCGACGCTGGAGATCGAGCTGAACGAATCGCTTTGGGATGAGCGGCGCGAGAAGGTTCGCACGGAATTGCTCAAGTACTACGATCGACTAGAGCATCCGTACCATTCGTCGGGGCCGCCGATTCCGCATGGCGCCATCATGAGCAAGTTGGACCATATCAGTACGCGACTGTCGCGGTTGGACGAAGCCCGCAAGGCACTGAATGACGCGGGCAAAGTTTTGGGCGAGGGAAACCAAGGACAAGATAAGCATACTGCCCTGCGCAAGCAGCGTGAGTTCATCCTCAAAATCCTGGTCGAGAATGTGCTGCTGCTTGAGACGCTTGTGCAAGATATTCCCAATCCCGGCAGTTCGGTTGATTCGATCTTGCGTGATTCCGATGCGGCCATCAAATGGCGGCTCTGGTTGATTGGTGGCGTCACTCTTACGGTGGCGCTGATTTTCGCGGGGCTGATTTATTGTGGTTACCATTGGATTCTGGTTCCGATTCGTCGACTTCACGATGCCGCGTCGCGCGTGGCCAATGGCAACTACAGCTATCGATTGAAGCTTCGCGGCCGAGACGAGATGGTCGAGCTGGCCGAGATGTTCAATAAAATGACGGAACGATTTCAGTTCGATAAGGGCAAGCTCGATCGAGAAGTGGAAGAACGAAGTCGTCAAATCTTGCGAAGCGAGCGATTGGCTGGAATCGGTTTTTTCGCGTCCGGGGTTGCACACGAAATCAACAACCCGCTGCAGGCGATCGGTGCCGCGGCCGAATCGCTAACAAGTCGGCTACAAGAAGGGTCACTCGGTCAGGAACTTCCCCCTTCTGATCGTGAATTGCTTGCCACCTACTTGGGGATGATCGAACGCGAATCGACACGCTGTCAGCAGATCACGTCGCGCGTCCTTGATTTTGCACGAGGGACCAATGGTCCGAAAACTCGGCAGGACTTGACCAAGATTGTGGCCGAAGTGCTTGATATGGTGACGCATATGAGCAAGTTTGACGGACACACGATCATCTTCGACCGAAGTCGGCCCCATCTGGCGGATGTCAGTGCCGCAGAGATTAAACAGGTCGTGCTGAATCTGGTCGCAAACGGGCTCGAGGCGATCAGCGGCAAGGGCACGATGACAATTCAGATTCTGGAACTGGTGGATGAAGTGGTCATCAGCGTACAAGATAATGGCTGCGGAATGACCGCCTCGGTCATTCAAAACTTGTACGAACCCTTCTTTACTGAAAAGGCCAATGGCAAAGGAACGGGACTGGGGCTTTCGATCACGAATCGAATCGTGAGTGATCATGGCGGTCGAATTGAAGCGACCAGCGAAGGACCGGGGCATGGAAGTACGTTTCGCGTGCACCTGCCACGGTGTGCCAAGCCCGCCAGTTCGTCCGCGGCCTGA
- a CDS encoding M16 family metallopeptidase, whose translation MVYRQLFALLAVVGLGWNSINAADPVKVGTVEGLTEYQLENGLRVVIFPEPSKAKITVNMTILVGSRHEGYGEAGMAHLLEHMLFKPTPTHPRPDQELEARGAKYNGTTWVDRTNYYETLPASDENLEWAIAWEADRLVNCPIKAEDLASEMTVVRNEFEMGENNAAMILEQRMFATAYEWHNYGKSTIGNRADIERVPVDNLRAFYKKYYRPDNVVLFVGGRLEEDKALALVQKYFGPLARPSEPIRSTYTEEPAQDGERLVTLRRVGNVAVAGVVYHIPAASDDEFAAVAVLEATLTADKTGRLYKSLVERRRAAKVQGMAYAWHDPSAMYISAEVVPGNETNSVAEGIIDTIEEVVSGGITEAEVARAKLQFQKYIDQISSDTPRLMVELAESTAAGDWRLFFLNRDRIAKVTVDDVNRVAKKYLQTSNRTVGIYVPTQQPQRTPIASPPDIAALVKDYKGREESAAVEAFDASPAAIEARVKRSTIEGVKVALLPKKTRGNTVSLQLRLRYGTAESLFGMSEACEFLPQLMARATKKLTSEQVADKLDELQTTLIASGGAGEATFAIQSKRENLIPALELLQQILREPALSTEEFEILKQRRTGELEEQTAEPQALAPRAIQQKLSPYPAGDVRHLPSFVDELALVKKLDVAAIKKVYEEFVSAQAGELVLVGDFDEEEVKKVMTATLAGWKSKKPYERIARKGDPQPKPEMIRINTPDKANAIYFAGLLMPLRDDHPDYPGLIVGNEILGGSGFASRLMSRIREKEGLSYGVGTGFRSSALDQRSTLTVYAICNPMNVEKVVTLAREEIERLLKDGPTDSELSDSQEGWVKSQEADRGDDAKLTGILANALLLGRTLEHQAKLEAKILALKRNDVIEALQKHINAGKLVNAIAGDLKK comes from the coding sequence ATGGTGTATCGCCAGTTGTTCGCTCTGCTGGCTGTCGTCGGGTTGGGATGGAACTCAATCAACGCTGCTGACCCCGTTAAGGTAGGCACGGTTGAGGGGTTAACTGAATATCAACTCGAAAACGGCTTGCGAGTCGTGATTTTCCCCGAACCGTCGAAAGCCAAGATCACTGTCAATATGACGATCCTGGTGGGCTCGCGCCACGAAGGATACGGCGAAGCCGGGATGGCACACCTACTTGAGCATATGCTGTTCAAGCCCACCCCCACCCACCCCCGTCCCGATCAAGAACTCGAAGCGCGCGGGGCGAAATACAACGGAACGACCTGGGTCGATCGCACCAATTACTATGAAACACTGCCCGCCAGCGACGAGAACCTGGAATGGGCCATCGCCTGGGAAGCCGATCGACTGGTAAATTGCCCCATCAAGGCCGAAGACCTGGCCAGCGAAATGACGGTTGTTCGCAATGAATTCGAGATGGGCGAAAATAACGCCGCGATGATTCTCGAACAACGCATGTTTGCCACCGCGTATGAGTGGCACAACTATGGAAAATCGACGATCGGCAATCGCGCAGACATCGAACGCGTTCCGGTCGACAACCTTCGCGCGTTCTACAAAAAGTACTATCGCCCCGACAATGTCGTCTTGTTCGTGGGTGGCCGCCTGGAAGAAGACAAAGCGCTGGCGCTCGTCCAGAAGTACTTTGGTCCGTTGGCCCGCCCCAGTGAGCCAATTCGTTCGACATACACCGAAGAACCGGCCCAGGATGGCGAGCGGCTCGTGACGCTGCGGCGCGTCGGCAACGTGGCCGTCGCAGGTGTAGTCTATCACATTCCCGCCGCGTCCGATGACGAATTCGCGGCCGTCGCGGTTCTGGAAGCGACGCTCACCGCCGACAAAACGGGCCGACTCTACAAGTCACTGGTCGAGCGGCGACGCGCCGCGAAAGTTCAAGGAATGGCCTATGCCTGGCATGACCCGAGCGCCATGTACATCTCTGCGGAAGTCGTTCCCGGAAACGAAACGAATTCCGTAGCCGAAGGAATCATCGATACGATCGAAGAGGTCGTCAGTGGCGGGATCACCGAAGCCGAAGTCGCTCGCGCCAAGCTTCAGTTCCAGAAGTACATCGACCAAATCAGTTCGGACACCCCGCGACTGATGGTCGAACTTGCCGAATCGACGGCGGCAGGGGATTGGCGACTGTTCTTCCTGAACCGCGACCGGATTGCCAAGGTGACCGTCGACGATGTGAATCGAGTCGCGAAGAAGTATCTGCAAACCAGCAACCGCACCGTCGGAATCTATGTTCCGACACAGCAGCCACAACGCACTCCGATCGCGAGTCCTCCTGATATCGCGGCGCTCGTCAAAGACTACAAAGGACGTGAAGAGTCTGCTGCAGTTGAGGCGTTTGATGCCTCACCCGCCGCCATCGAAGCCCGTGTGAAACGCTCGACAATCGAAGGCGTCAAGGTCGCTTTGCTTCCGAAGAAAACACGAGGCAACACCGTCTCGTTACAGTTGCGTCTGCGATACGGAACCGCAGAATCGCTGTTCGGCATGTCCGAGGCCTGTGAGTTCCTTCCGCAACTCATGGCGCGAGCCACCAAGAAACTGACCAGCGAACAGGTCGCCGATAAGCTCGATGAACTGCAAACGACCCTCATTGCCAGCGGTGGGGCGGGCGAGGCCACATTCGCCATTCAATCGAAACGTGAAAACCTGATCCCCGCGTTGGAACTTTTGCAACAGATTCTACGCGAACCAGCGCTGTCCACAGAGGAATTTGAGATCCTCAAGCAGCGCCGAACAGGTGAATTGGAAGAACAAACAGCCGAGCCTCAGGCGTTGGCCCCACGTGCGATTCAGCAAAAACTTAGCCCCTATCCTGCGGGTGACGTTCGCCACCTGCCAAGCTTCGTCGACGAATTGGCCCTTGTGAAAAAGCTCGACGTCGCAGCAATCAAGAAGGTTTATGAAGAGTTCGTTTCCGCTCAGGCAGGCGAACTCGTCCTTGTCGGCGACTTTGACGAAGAAGAAGTGAAAAAGGTGATGACGGCGACACTCGCCGGTTGGAAGTCGAAGAAACCCTACGAGCGAATTGCACGTAAGGGTGACCCGCAACCCAAACCGGAAATGATCCGCATCAACACGCCTGACAAAGCCAACGCAATTTACTTCGCGGGACTGCTGATGCCACTCCGTGATGATCACCCGGACTATCCCGGTTTGATCGTCGGTAATGAAATCCTGGGCGGCAGCGGATTCGCCTCGCGCCTGATGAGCCGCATCCGCGAGAAAGAGGGATTGTCTTATGGAGTCGGCACGGGATTCCGCTCGAGTGCCTTGGATCAACGATCCACGTTGACCGTGTACGCGATTTGCAATCCGATGAACGTCGAAAAGGTGGTCACTCTGGCCCGTGAGGAAATTGAACGGCTGCTGAAAGATGGTCCAACCGACAGTGAATTGTCAGACTCTCAAGAGGGTTGGGTGAAAAGTCAAGAAGCCGATCGAGGCGACGACGCCAAGTTGACCGGCATCCTCGCCAACGCATTGCTTTTGGGTAGGACGCTAGAACACCAGGCGAAGCTCGAGGCAAAGATCTTGGCCCTCAAGCGAAACGACGTGATCGAAGCGCTCCAAAAACACATCAACGCCGGAAAGCTCGTCAACGCGATTGCTGGCGATCTAAAGAAGTAG
- the queA gene encoding tRNA preQ1(34) S-adenosylmethionine ribosyltransferase-isomerase QueA, with amino-acid sequence MSRYDLLSTYDYQLPDDFIAKEPLAERDASRLMVVDRQSGSIEHRRIRDLPALLYANDCLVLNNSRVLPARLFGVRTATGGKWEGLYLSSTSTGLWRLIGQTRGYLRLGETITLANDGGETLQLKLIEKEADGICQFEPLRCEGVLELLPRFGTVPLPPYMDRKQATANDWERYQTTYAQCPGSVAAPTAGLHFTPELLDACRQKGIGRAEVTLHVGIGTFRPVSVENLTEHRMHSEWCEVPQETADTLSAARSAHGRIVAVGTTSLRTLESAIPTAETSAVTPFQAWQGETNLFVRPPYRFRSTDILLTNFHLPKSTLLMLVAAFGGLDLILEAYRIAIAERYRFFSYGDAMLIV; translated from the coding sequence ATGTCTCGTTATGACCTGCTTTCCACGTACGACTATCAGCTACCGGACGACTTTATCGCCAAGGAGCCGCTGGCCGAACGCGATGCGTCGCGGCTAATGGTTGTCGATCGCCAGTCGGGTTCGATCGAACACCGGCGCATTCGTGATTTGCCTGCGCTGCTGTACGCAAACGACTGTCTCGTTCTGAACAATAGTCGTGTCCTGCCGGCACGGCTGTTTGGCGTACGAACCGCCACGGGCGGAAAGTGGGAAGGTCTGTACCTCAGTTCGACCTCGACGGGGTTGTGGCGATTGATCGGCCAAACCCGCGGATATCTTCGCCTTGGAGAAACGATCACGCTTGCGAATGACGGCGGGGAAACGCTGCAGTTGAAGCTGATCGAGAAAGAAGCGGACGGAATCTGTCAGTTCGAGCCACTGCGATGTGAAGGCGTGCTTGAACTGCTGCCACGATTTGGAACCGTTCCATTGCCGCCGTACATGGATCGTAAGCAGGCCACTGCCAACGACTGGGAACGATACCAGACGACGTATGCGCAATGCCCAGGGTCGGTCGCCGCCCCCACAGCGGGACTACACTTCACCCCCGAACTGCTTGACGCTTGCCGTCAAAAGGGAATCGGGCGAGCGGAAGTCACACTGCATGTGGGGATTGGAACGTTTCGGCCGGTTTCGGTCGAAAATCTGACCGAACACCGCATGCACTCGGAATGGTGTGAAGTACCGCAGGAGACAGCCGACACCTTGTCGGCCGCTCGATCCGCTCACGGCCGGATCGTCGCGGTGGGAACGACCAGTTTACGGACGCTGGAATCTGCAATTCCGACAGCAGAAACATCGGCCGTGACCCCATTTCAGGCATGGCAAGGCGAAACGAATCTCTTTGTTCGACCGCCGTATCGCTTTCGCTCGACCGATATCTTGCTGACCAATTTCCATTTACCGAAATCGACGCTGCTGATGCTCGTCGCGGCATTTGGAGGCCTGGATTTGATTCTCGAAGCGTACCGCATTGCAATTGCCGAGCGATATCGCTTCTTCAGTTACGGCGATGCGATGCTGATTGTGTAA
- a CDS encoding ribonuclease domain-containing protein: protein MSFQRFSSQRASGFRLSDWLIVILLVSVAGWVWWQSDPSPTEEPNSEIGSINGPVVPPRSVTLPDEDAPSSAEMHPDEESSGRTTTNEKPDEASSDAPGLRQRDRSHGHADAKRNGTEHRANKRELHAREGSLKIANQTIRDLSGRIVFRGTVDLKPTIDRIERGDPHRHRNDGTIFQNRERRIPAKGTGYYKEYVHPTPGETGPGPQRVIIGQEGEIWYTPDHYRTFYRINSGEDER, encoded by the coding sequence ATGTCTTTTCAACGATTCTCGTCGCAACGAGCCTCGGGCTTTCGGCTGTCGGATTGGCTGATCGTCATTCTGCTGGTGTCCGTCGCAGGATGGGTCTGGTGGCAGAGCGATCCGTCACCGACGGAAGAACCGAATTCGGAAATTGGATCGATTAACGGTCCGGTCGTTCCGCCCCGAAGTGTGACGCTGCCCGACGAAGACGCGCCGTCTTCCGCAGAAATGCACCCCGACGAGGAATCATCTGGGCGTACGACGACCAATGAGAAGCCAGATGAAGCATCGTCGGACGCCCCGGGGCTTCGGCAACGCGATCGGTCGCATGGACATGCTGACGCGAAGCGCAATGGAACAGAGCATCGAGCCAACAAGCGTGAGCTTCATGCCCGAGAAGGTTCGCTCAAAATCGCCAATCAGACGATTCGCGATCTGTCCGGGCGAATCGTTTTCCGCGGAACCGTCGACCTCAAACCGACGATCGATCGGATCGAACGTGGCGATCCTCATCGGCATCGAAATGATGGCACGATCTTTCAAAACCGCGAGCGACGGATTCCCGCCAAAGGCACGGGCTACTATAAAGAGTATGTCCATCCGACGCCGGGGGAAACGGGGCCGGGACCGCAGCGTGTGATCATTGGACAGGAAGGTGAGATCTGGTACACGCCAGACCACTACCGCACGTTCTATCGCATCAATTCGGGCGAAGACGAACGCTGA
- the hisI gene encoding phosphoribosyl-AMP cyclohydrolase, which produces MNDASGPDFSKSDLIPVIAQDDATGDVLMLAYMNREAYEETLRTGRVCYYSRSRQKLWRKGEESGHVQELKALFFDCDADTLLAKVTQIGGAACHEGYRSCFFRRVDPQTNAVSVVGDRVFDPKAVYKKS; this is translated from the coding sequence ATGAATGATGCCAGCGGACCTGATTTTTCAAAATCTGATCTGATCCCCGTGATCGCGCAAGATGACGCGACGGGCGACGTGTTAATGCTCGCTTATATGAATCGCGAAGCGTACGAAGAAACGTTGCGAACCGGGCGGGTTTGTTATTACAGCCGCAGCCGCCAGAAGCTGTGGCGAAAGGGCGAAGAGAGCGGCCATGTTCAGGAATTGAAAGCTCTGTTCTTCGATTGCGACGCCGATACGCTTCTTGCGAAAGTGACGCAAATCGGCGGTGCCGCGTGTCACGAGGGGTACCGTAGTTGCTTCTTTCGCCGGGTTGACCCCCAGACGAATGCGGTCTCCGTCGTCGGAGATCGCGTGTTCGATCCCAAGGCGGTTTACAAGAAATCGTAG
- a CDS encoding DUF1501 domain-containing protein, producing the protein MDPILEYKLAMTRRHFFGRSATGLGAAALGACMNPSIFASDLAADGERQTFGMMPALHHAPKAKRVIWMFMADGPSQLDLWDYKPKLEEYFDKDLPESVRNGQRITTMTSGQARFPVAPSMFKFAQHGQHGAWISELLPEMASVADDICIVKSMHTDAINHDPAITFMTTGSELPGRPSLGAWLSYGIGSPNEDLPSFVVLISRLATGGMNQALFSRMWASGFLPTKHSGVSLRSSGDPVLYLTNPPGVSSNVRRQMLDGLGELNQQRLAEVGDPEIAARIAQYEMAFRMQTSVPELADISKEPKHVLDMYGPEVTQPGSFAYNCLLARRLAERGVRFTQVFLRGWDHHGSLPGQIRQLTKGCDQPCAALIKDLKQRGMLEDTLLIWGGEFGRTVYSQGTLTKDNYGRDHHPRNFTMWMAGGGIKPGMVHGETDDFSYNITSNPVHVHDLNATILHLLGINHEKLTYRAQGRDFRLTDVHGKIVHEILA; encoded by the coding sequence ATGGATCCAATTCTCGAATACAAACTGGCGATGACTCGGCGACATTTCTTCGGCCGATCAGCGACAGGCTTGGGTGCTGCAGCCCTGGGGGCCTGCATGAACCCCAGCATTTTTGCAAGTGATCTGGCGGCCGACGGCGAACGCCAGACGTTCGGCATGATGCCCGCACTGCATCATGCGCCGAAGGCGAAGCGGGTCATCTGGATGTTCATGGCGGACGGCCCTTCGCAACTTGATTTGTGGGACTATAAGCCCAAACTGGAAGAGTACTTCGATAAAGACCTGCCAGAGTCCGTGCGAAACGGCCAGCGGATCACGACCATGACCTCGGGACAAGCCCGCTTCCCGGTCGCACCGTCAATGTTCAAGTTCGCTCAGCACGGCCAGCATGGAGCCTGGATCAGCGAACTGCTGCCGGAAATGGCGAGCGTGGCGGACGATATCTGCATCGTGAAGTCGATGCACACCGATGCGATCAATCACGATCCCGCGATTACGTTCATGACCACGGGAAGCGAACTGCCAGGACGCCCCTCGCTGGGGGCTTGGTTGTCCTACGGAATCGGCAGTCCAAATGAAGACTTGCCATCGTTCGTCGTGCTGATTTCGCGTCTCGCAACAGGCGGCATGAACCAAGCCCTGTTTTCCCGCATGTGGGCGTCCGGCTTCTTGCCAACGAAACATTCGGGCGTGTCGCTGCGATCATCGGGTGATCCCGTCCTCTATTTGACCAACCCACCCGGTGTCAGCAGCAATGTCCGTCGTCAGATGCTCGACGGCTTGGGGGAGCTCAATCAGCAGCGGTTGGCGGAAGTCGGCGACCCCGAAATTGCGGCGCGTATCGCTCAATACGAAATGGCGTTTCGGATGCAGACCTCGGTTCCGGAACTGGCAGACATTTCGAAGGAACCCAAGCATGTTCTCGACATGTACGGCCCCGAAGTGACTCAGCCAGGTTCGTTTGCCTACAACTGCCTACTGGCCCGACGACTCGCAGAACGTGGTGTCCGCTTTACCCAGGTCTTTTTGCGTGGTTGGGATCACCACGGCAGTCTGCCGGGGCAGATTCGCCAACTGACAAAGGGCTGCGATCAGCCTTGCGCGGCACTAATCAAGGATCTGAAGCAGCGCGGCATGCTGGAAGATACGTTGCTGATTTGGGGCGGTGAGTTTGGACGAACCGTTTATAGCCAGGGAACACTGACCAAAGACAATTACGGCCGAGATCATCATCCACGCAATTTCACGATGTGGATGGCGGGCGGCGGGATCAAGCCGGGAATGGTGCACGGGGAAACAGACGATTTCAGCTACAACATCACGAGCAACCCTGTTCACGTCCACGACCTGAACGCCACGATTTTGCACTTGCTGGGCATTAATCATGAAAAATTGACCTACCGGGCACAGGGGCGAGACTTCCGTCTAACGGACGTGCATGGGAAGATCGTGCACGAAATTCTCGCTTAG